Proteins from a genomic interval of Anolis sagrei isolate rAnoSag1 chromosome 1, rAnoSag1.mat, whole genome shotgun sequence:
- the BAG2 gene encoding BAG family molecular chaperone regulator 2 gives MAQAKSSASKSLLASEPGEGGVPPPRRGRFFRSTSMADRSSRLLESLDQLELRVEALRDAASSMEQEKESLLEMIHNVQNSQDMRSISEGEREELSLTAKRLMGRTLTVEVSVETIRNPQQQESLFHATQMIDDIVGKLVDDLEDSKSRLMSLYGACSSEVPPGPMNQRFQSVVIGCAIEDQKKIKRRLETLLRNIENSEKSIMLLEHPKATAKQLCNNGEE, from the exons ATGGCCCAGGCCAAGAGCAGCGCCTCCAAAAGCCTCCTCGCTTCGGAGCCCGGGGAAGGGGGAGTGCCGCCGCCTCGCCGGGGCCGCTTCTTCCGCTCCACTTCCATGGCCGACCGCTCCAGCCGCCTCCTGGAGAGCCTCGACCAGCTCGAGCTCAG GGTGGAAGCTTTGCGTGATGCAGCATCTTCAATGGAGCAAGAGAAAGAAAGCCTCCTGGAAATGATCCATAATGTACAAAACAGCCAGGATATGAGGAGCATCAGTGAAG gagaaagagaagaactcAGTCTGACAGCGAAACGCCTGATGGGCAGAACCCTCACAGTTGAAGTTTCTGTCGAAACCATCCGCAACCCGCAGCAACAGGAATCCCTGTTTCATGCCACGCAGATGATTGATGACATTGTTGGTAAACTTGTGGATGATTTGGAAGACTCCAAGAGCCGGCTGATGTCCCTTTATGGCGCATGTTCATCTGAAGTGCCCCCTGGACCCATGAATCAAAGATTCCAGTCGGTTGTCATCGGATGTGCTATAGAAGATCAGAAGAAAATCAAAAGGCGGCTAGAGACCTTGCTTAGGAATATAGAAAACTCTGAAAAATCCATCATGTTACTGGAGCATCCGAAGGCAACAGCAAAGCAGCTCTGCAACAACGGAGAAGAATAA